A segment of the Candidatus Woesearchaeota archaeon genome:
TTTAAATCCTAATAAAGGACGAGTATCAACAAATTTTATCACAATTGATCACTTAGATGGAACTGGTGCGATTTATGCACATTTAGAAAAACAAGGAGAGTTAGTACAACGTAAACAATTTGTAGAACAAGGACAACCAATTGCAATAACAGGACTTAGTGGTTGGATTGGCCCAATACCTCACCTACATTTTGCAGTGTTTAAAAAACGAAAAACCAGACGAACTACAGTTCCAATCAATTTTGAAAATTACCACGGACCACTCGAACATTCAACATTAATGAGTTAAAATACCAAATAATAAAAAATACATAAAAAATAATCAACACATTTAAAAAAAAGAAAATAATTCTTAGTTCAAATACATTAATTAATTAAAAATAAACAAAGGTGATAATATGTTTGGTGGAATTATAGGAATCATAGGCCTTGCTTGTGCAATCTGGGTAATATATGATGTTTTTGCAAAAAACAAAAAATTAGACACAAAAATGAAAATTATTTGGACAGTTGCTGCAATATTATTTAGCATAATAACTGCAATAGTATATTATTTCATAGGGAAAAAATAATTTTTTTATCTAAAATTTTTTATTTTAACTTTTTTATTTTAAATTTAATTCTTAAAATCAGTTAATTCTAGTCATTTTGCGCCTTTTACCCAAACCTTTATAACTAAAACACCTAAAATTAATAAAATGGAAACTGCAAATATATGGCTACCACTACTATTAACAGTCATTGCAGGCATATCTACCGGTGTTGGAAGCCTAATTGCGTTATGTATTAAAAATTTAAAAAAACAATATTTGTACTTCTCGCTGGGACTTTCAGCAGGAGTTATGACTTATGTTTCATTTGCAGAATTATTACCTTCCGCAGTTTTAGAAATAGGATTTGTATACGCAAACTTAGCATTTTTTTCAGGAATCATATTTATCATGATACTAGATTTTTTTATACCTCACGATTTTATTGCAGAAAAAGTATGTGGAGATCAAAAATCTAAAAAACTAATGACTGCAGGAGTACTTACTGCAATAGGAATTGCTATTCACAACTTACCTGAAGGAATGGCAGTATTTGTAAGTTCAATGAATGATTTAACAATTGGAATTTCACTTGCAATCGCAATTGCAATCCACAATATTCCCGAAGGAATGGCAGTAACAATTCCAATATATTATGCCACTAAAAGTAAAACAAAAGCATTTTGGTATGCAACATTATCTGGCCTTGTTGAACCAATTGGTGCAATAATTGCAATATTATTTTTAATGCCATATTTAACAACGACAGTCATGGCAGTGACTCTCGCATTTGTTGCAGGAATTATGGTATTCATAAGTTTTGATGAA
Coding sequences within it:
- a CDS encoding M23 family metallopeptidase, giving the protein MQDTQLLPTRIDPKYIIPFTGYPVIITQGYNGPYSHKGREINGRIRRNDCYSIDFALPLETTIIASRAGIVNLVETFFDECYLGLNPNKGRVSTNFITIDHLDGTGAIYAHLEKQGELVQRKQFVEQGQPIAITGLSGWIGPIPHLHFAVFKKRKTRRTTVPINFENYHGPLEHSTLMS
- the zupT gene encoding zinc transporter ZupT → METANIWLPLLLTVIAGISTGVGSLIALCIKNLKKQYLYFSLGLSAGVMTYVSFAELLPSAVLEIGFVYANLAFFSGIIFIMILDFFIPHDFIAEKVCGDQKSKKLMTAGVLTAIGIAIHNLPEGMAVFVSSMNDLTIGISLAIAIAIHNIPEGMAVTIPIYYATKSKTKAFWYATLSGLVEPIGAIIAILFLMPYLTTTVMAVTLAFVAGIMVFISFDELLPLTFKEDDSHTSVVGIIVGMAIMALSIALI